From the genome of Candidatus Rokuibacteriota bacterium, one region includes:
- a CDS encoding homoserine dehydrogenase, with product MKDVRIGLLGLGTVGSGVVKLLNAHRGELEARAGCRLVLDAIADPDLTRPRPGLDLQALPLVPDAGRVLGDPGIEIVVELVGGLEPARSFILKAIQAGKHVVTANKALLAHHGAELFEEARTRGVMLGFEAAVAGGIPLIRAVKDGLVANRILSAFGIVNGTSNYILTKMTDEGQEFGVVLKEAQAKGYAEADPTLDVEGLDSAHKLQILATLAFRTPVDLKEIHTEGITGVTPQDIAYAGELGYRIKLLAIAKASDSGLEARVHPTMIPASSPLAAVSGVFNAVFITGDAVGDLMFYGRGAGQMPTASAVWSDIVEIARRQAHGLPALPLDLPGSSARPLPLQPMEEIRCAYYLRVMALDRPGVLSQVAGILGRHDISIASVIQKGRAAAEAVPVVMMTHEARERDMRQALAAIDRLPVVAGRTMMIRVEGGEG from the coding sequence GTGAAAGACGTCCGGATTGGGCTCCTCGGCCTCGGTACAGTCGGGAGCGGTGTCGTCAAGCTCCTGAACGCCCACCGCGGCGAGCTGGAAGCGCGGGCCGGCTGCCGGCTCGTTCTGGACGCGATCGCCGACCCGGACCTCACGCGGCCCCGGCCGGGGCTCGACCTCCAGGCCCTCCCGCTGGTTCCCGATGCCGGCCGGGTCCTCGGCGATCCCGGGATCGAGATCGTCGTCGAGCTGGTCGGCGGGCTCGAACCCGCCCGGAGCTTCATCCTCAAGGCGATCCAGGCCGGGAAGCACGTCGTCACCGCCAACAAGGCGCTGCTGGCTCACCACGGCGCGGAACTGTTCGAAGAGGCCCGAACCCGCGGCGTGATGCTGGGCTTCGAGGCTGCCGTGGCGGGCGGGATCCCGCTGATCCGGGCGGTCAAGGACGGGCTCGTCGCCAACCGGATCCTCTCGGCGTTCGGCATCGTCAACGGCACCTCCAACTACATCCTCACCAAGATGACCGACGAGGGCCAGGAGTTCGGCGTCGTCCTGAAGGAGGCCCAGGCCAAGGGCTACGCCGAGGCGGACCCGACCCTCGACGTCGAGGGGCTGGACTCCGCGCACAAGCTCCAGATCCTGGCCACGCTGGCGTTCCGGACCCCGGTGGACCTGAAGGAGATCCACACCGAGGGGATCACCGGGGTGACGCCGCAGGACATCGCCTACGCCGGCGAGCTCGGCTACCGGATCAAGCTCCTGGCCATCGCGAAGGCCTCCGACAGCGGGCTCGAAGCGCGGGTTCACCCGACCATGATTCCCGCGAGCTCGCCCCTGGCCGCGGTCTCGGGGGTGTTCAACGCCGTGTTCATCACCGGAGACGCCGTCGGCGACCTGATGTTCTACGGTCGGGGCGCGGGGCAGATGCCGACTGCCTCCGCCGTCTGGTCGGACATCGTCGAGATCGCCCGGCGGCAGGCGCACGGGCTCCCCGCGCTCCCGCTCGATCTGCCCGGATCCTCCGCCCGCCCGCTGCCCCTCCAGCCCATGGAGGAGATCCGCTGCGCCTACTACCTGCGCGTCATGGCGCTGGACCGGCCCGGCGTCCTCTCCCAGGTCGCCGGCATCCTGGGACGTCACGACATCTCGATCGCCTCGGTGATTCAGAAAGGACGGGCGGCTGCCGAAGCCGTGCCCGTGGTGATGATGACCCACGAGGCCCGCGAGCGCGACATGCGACAGGCCCTCGCGGCGATCGACCGGCTCCCGGTGGTCGCCGGGCGGACGATGATGATCCGCGTCGAAGGGGGAGAAGGCTAG
- a CDS encoding threonine synthase, with protein sequence MMPWPGVIERYREFLPVTEKTPVVTLLEGNTPLIAAPRLAEATDPRLTIYLKCEGFNPTGSFKDRGMTMAISKALEAGSRAVICASTGNTSASAAAYAARAGLRAFVMVPKGAVAIGKLSQAAIHGAKVLTMEGSFDQALAIVSEIAETHPVTLVNSLNPYRLEGQKTGAFEVVDQLGRAPDYHLIPVGNAGNITAYWRGYREYYQARKSKELPRMVGFQAAGAAPIYENRVIAEPKTVATAIRIGNPANWGYAVEAMKDSGGWIDVVTDEEILRAYRLLAHEEGIFMEPASAAAVAGLIKMAKAGRLEPGSTVVLTLTGHGLKDPDTALESSSRPTTVPPRLGAVLAQLGL encoded by the coding sequence GTGATGCCCTGGCCGGGGGTCATCGAGCGCTACCGGGAGTTTCTCCCGGTCACCGAGAAGACGCCGGTGGTCACCCTCCTGGAAGGGAACACGCCGCTCATTGCGGCGCCGCGCCTGGCGGAGGCCACCGACCCGCGGCTCACGATCTATCTGAAGTGCGAAGGGTTCAACCCCACCGGCTCGTTCAAGGACCGCGGGATGACGATGGCGATCTCCAAGGCCCTGGAAGCCGGGTCGCGCGCCGTGATCTGCGCCTCGACCGGGAACACCTCCGCGTCGGCAGCCGCCTACGCCGCGCGAGCCGGGCTCCGGGCGTTCGTCATGGTGCCGAAGGGGGCCGTCGCCATCGGCAAGCTCTCGCAGGCCGCGATCCACGGGGCCAAGGTCCTGACGATGGAAGGCTCCTTCGACCAGGCGCTCGCGATCGTCAGCGAGATCGCCGAGACGCACCCGGTCACGCTCGTGAACTCGCTCAACCCCTACCGGCTCGAGGGGCAGAAGACCGGAGCCTTCGAGGTCGTCGACCAGCTCGGCCGCGCGCCCGACTACCACCTGATCCCGGTGGGCAACGCCGGGAACATCACGGCGTACTGGCGGGGCTACCGGGAGTACTACCAGGCGCGGAAGTCGAAGGAGCTGCCGCGGATGGTCGGCTTCCAGGCGGCGGGGGCGGCGCCGATTTACGAGAACCGGGTGATCGCCGAGCCCAAGACCGTGGCGACCGCGATCCGCATCGGTAACCCCGCCAACTGGGGCTACGCGGTCGAGGCCATGAAGGACTCCGGCGGCTGGATCGACGTGGTGACCGACGAGGAGATCCTCCGCGCCTACCGGCTGCTCGCCCACGAGGAGGGAATCTTCATGGAGCCGGCCTCGGCGGCAGCGGTCGCGGGGCTCATCAAGATGGCGAAGGCGGGGCGCCTGGAGCCGGGGTCGACGGTCGTCCTCACCCTCACCGGCCACGGACTGAAGGATCCGGACACCGCCCTCGAGTCCTCCTCCCGTCCGACCACGGTCCCGCCGCGGCTCGGCGCGGTCCTCGCCCAGCTGGGCCTCTAA